Proteins from a single region of Lujinxingia litoralis:
- a CDS encoding serine/threonine protein kinase yields MTHHGTETRAYAELRAGMLFDDKYRIVRPLGEGSFATVIHARHEVMDRDVALKFLRPEVMASHPEVAERFMNEVRLASRLKSPHTVAIFDFGKTSEGIPYMVLEYVDGRTLDEVIEKHGALGKRRSMEWCLQILESLQEAHAHHIIHRDLKPANIMVGRTARGALTVKVLDFGVAKLVERAEEKVKTSSGRQSTQFIGTPRYMSPEQILGQKVSAASDLYSVGLIFFEMCTGRPCIDESSVAKVARFHLSEEPLPLEGIEGLPEELRAIIHRATERHPSRRYASAGEIRQELDDILAGRARERGAQPTAPQTPRAMTEASDASEDVFSGKGYLPLPEDSEKELRSGAGTSSGSVRALGARGASAPSPQRSVARARPRNAGELDLDLGTVARQQRQLAREKDPSVAELRQHQERAATHAHWRLTLVGVLALGLLTFLSFALVSAAASPLGASARAVVGALPCVLSFIWVAFSHTLHFSDVTRRWLLPWVKRYAAASAIALVLVGLLIPGDAARGLRGDTLWFLGLSPEQIPMALRVTLGAIAGAIAAIYEMLEPMLPWAG; encoded by the coding sequence ATGACCCACCACGGCACTGAGACCCGCGCCTACGCTGAGCTGCGCGCCGGGATGCTCTTTGACGACAAGTACCGCATCGTGCGGCCGCTGGGGGAGGGGAGTTTTGCCACGGTGATTCACGCCCGTCATGAGGTGATGGATCGCGACGTGGCCCTGAAGTTTTTGCGTCCCGAGGTGATGGCCTCTCATCCCGAGGTGGCCGAGCGCTTCATGAATGAAGTGCGCCTGGCCAGCCGGCTGAAGAGCCCGCATACCGTGGCGATCTTCGACTTCGGAAAGACCTCCGAGGGCATCCCTTACATGGTGCTGGAGTACGTCGACGGGCGCACCCTGGATGAAGTCATTGAGAAGCACGGCGCGCTGGGCAAACGCCGCTCCATGGAGTGGTGCCTCCAGATTCTGGAGAGTCTGCAGGAGGCCCACGCCCATCATATTATTCACCGTGACTTAAAGCCGGCCAATATCATGGTCGGTCGTACCGCCCGCGGGGCGCTGACGGTGAAGGTGCTCGACTTCGGCGTGGCTAAGCTGGTGGAGCGAGCGGAAGAGAAGGTCAAGACAAGCTCGGGACGCCAGTCCACCCAGTTCATCGGCACCCCCCGCTATATGAGCCCTGAGCAGATCCTGGGGCAGAAGGTCAGCGCCGCGAGTGACCTCTACAGCGTGGGATTGATCTTCTTTGAGATGTGCACCGGCCGGCCCTGCATCGATGAGTCCAGCGTGGCAAAGGTCGCGCGCTTTCATCTCTCCGAGGAGCCGCTTCCCCTGGAGGGCATCGAAGGGCTGCCCGAGGAGCTGCGGGCCATCATCCATCGGGCGACCGAGCGCCATCCCTCCAGGCGCTATGCCTCCGCCGGAGAGATTCGCCAGGAACTCGATGACATCCTGGCCGGTCGCGCGCGTGAGAGGGGGGCTCAGCCGACCGCCCCGCAGACCCCTCGGGCGATGACGGAAGCCTCCGATGCATCGGAGGATGTCTTCTCGGGGAAGGGGTACCTGCCCCTGCCCGAAGACTCGGAGAAGGAGCTTCGGTCAGGCGCCGGCACCTCGTCGGGGAGCGTACGGGCCCTGGGCGCGCGGGGGGCTTCGGCGCCGTCACCGCAACGCAGCGTCGCCCGGGCGCGCCCTCGAAACGCCGGGGAGCTGGACCTGGACCTGGGGACGGTGGCTCGGCAGCAACGGCAGCTCGCTCGTGAGAAAGACCCTTCGGTGGCCGAGCTTCGCCAGCACCAGGAGCGGGCGGCGACTCATGCACACTGGCGGCTGACGCTGGTCGGAGTGCTGGCGCTGGGCCTGCTGACCTTCCTGTCGTTTGCCCTGGTATCGGCGGCGGCTTCACCGCTGGGGGCGTCGGCCCGGGCGGTGGTCGGGGCGCTACCTTGTGTTCTGAGTTTTATCTGGGTGGCGTTCTCCCATACCCTGCATTTTTCCGATGTGACTCGCCGCTGGTTGCTGCCCTGGGTGAAGCGCTATGCTGCGGCCAGTGCGATCGCTCTGGTGCTGGTGGGGCTGCTCATTCCCGGTGACGCGGCCCGTGGGTTGCGTGGCGATACCCTTTGGTTTCTCGGGCTGAGTCCGGAGCAGATCCCGATGGCGCTGCGCGTGACGCTGGGGGCGATCGCCGGAGCGATTGCCGCGATCTATGAGATGCTGGAGCCGATGTTGCCCTGGGCCGGATAA
- the groL gene encoding chaperonin GroEL (60 kDa chaperone family; promotes refolding of misfolded polypeptides especially under stressful conditions; forms two stacked rings of heptamers to form a barrel-shaped 14mer; ends can be capped by GroES; misfolded proteins enter the barrel where they are refolded when GroES binds) encodes MAKEIIFDTRARQRILNGVNTLANAVRVTLGPKGRNVVIEKSFGAPLITKDGVTVAKEVELEDKFEDMGAKMVKEVASKTSDTAGDGTTTATVLAQAILREGTKLVTAGHNPMEIKRGIDKAVAAVVEQLHTMATETSERSQIAQVGTISANNDESIGNLIAEAMEKVGKEGVITVEEAKGLEDELEFVEGMQFDRGYLSPYFVTDAERMEATFDNPFILLFDKKVSTMKDLLPLLEQVHGQGNRPLLIIAEDIEGEALATLVVNKLRGVLNVAAVKAPGFGDRRKAMLEDIATLTGGNVISEERGMKLEAATLQDLGTADTVTITKDSTTIVGGQGSKDAITGRVSQIKAQIESTTSDYDREKLQERLAKLVGGVAVIKVGAQTEIEMKEKKARVEDALNATRAAVEEGIVPGGGVAVLRASKVLDGLELEHEQAFGVDIIRRAAQEPIRQISANAGVEGSIVIQNVLNNDGNYGYNARTDVYEDLVKAGVIDPVKVTRTALQNAASIAGLMLTTEAMIAEKPKAGDDDGGAAGMGGMGGMGGMGGMGMM; translated from the coding sequence ATGGCCAAAGAGATCATTTTTGATACCCGCGCTCGCCAGCGCATCCTCAACGGCGTCAACACCCTTGCCAACGCTGTGCGCGTGACCCTGGGGCCGAAGGGCCGCAACGTGGTCATCGAAAAGAGCTTCGGCGCGCCCCTGATCACCAAAGACGGTGTGACCGTGGCCAAGGAAGTTGAGCTTGAGGACAAGTTCGAAGATATGGGCGCCAAGATGGTCAAAGAGGTCGCCTCCAAGACCTCCGACACCGCCGGTGACGGGACCACCACCGCCACGGTGCTGGCCCAGGCCATTCTGCGTGAAGGTACCAAGCTTGTGACCGCGGGCCACAACCCGATGGAAATCAAGCGCGGCATCGACAAGGCTGTTGCCGCCGTCGTGGAGCAGCTCCACACCATGGCCACCGAGACCAGCGAGCGCTCGCAGATCGCTCAGGTGGGCACCATCTCGGCCAACAACGATGAGTCGATCGGTAACCTGATCGCCGAAGCGATGGAAAAGGTCGGCAAAGAAGGCGTGATCACCGTCGAAGAAGCCAAGGGCCTGGAAGACGAGCTGGAGTTCGTCGAAGGGATGCAGTTCGACCGTGGCTACCTCTCGCCCTACTTCGTGACCGACGCTGAGCGTATGGAAGCGACCTTTGACAACCCCTTCATTCTGCTCTTCGACAAGAAGGTCAGCACGATGAAGGACCTGCTGCCCCTGCTGGAGCAGGTGCACGGTCAGGGCAACCGTCCGCTGCTGATCATCGCCGAAGACATCGAAGGCGAAGCGCTGGCGACCCTGGTGGTGAACAAGCTGCGTGGCGTGCTCAACGTCGCTGCGGTTAAGGCGCCGGGCTTCGGTGACCGCCGCAAGGCGATGCTCGAAGACATCGCGACCCTCACCGGTGGCAACGTCATCAGCGAAGAGCGCGGCATGAAGCTGGAAGCGGCCACCCTTCAGGACCTGGGAACCGCCGACACCGTCACGATCACCAAGGACTCCACCACCATCGTCGGTGGTCAGGGCTCCAAGGACGCGATCACCGGTCGTGTCAGCCAGATCAAGGCGCAGATTGAGTCGACCACCAGCGACTACGACCGCGAGAAGCTCCAGGAGCGTCTGGCTAAGCTCGTGGGCGGCGTGGCCGTGATCAAGGTCGGTGCGCAGACCGAGATCGAAATGAAGGAGAAGAAGGCTCGCGTCGAAGACGCGCTCAACGCGACCCGCGCTGCCGTCGAAGAGGGCATCGTCCCGGGTGGTGGTGTGGCTGTGCTGCGTGCCTCCAAGGTGCTCGATGGCCTTGAGCTGGAGCATGAGCAGGCCTTCGGTGTCGACATCATCCGTCGCGCGGCTCAGGAGCCGATCCGTCAGATTTCGGCCAACGCCGGCGTCGAAGGGTCCATCGTTATCCAGAACGTGCTCAATAACGATGGCAACTACGGCTACAACGCCCGCACCGATGTGTACGAAGACCTGGTGAAAGCCGGCGTCATCGATCCGGTCAAGGTGACCCGCACCGCGCTTCAGAACGCGGCCAGCATCGCCGGTCTGATGCTGACGACCGAGGCGATGATCGCCGAGAAGCCCAAGGCGGGCGACGACGACGGTGGCGCTGCCGGGATGGGTGGTATGGGCGGCATGGGTGGCATGGGCGGCATGGGCATGATGTAA
- a CDS encoding co-chaperone GroES — protein sequence MKIQPLYDRVLIQRVAGEEKTSTGIIIPDTAKEKPLEGIVRATGKGKPGDDGKPVALQVKEGDKVLFGKYSGTDVTINGEEHLILREEEILAVITD from the coding sequence ATGAAGATTCAGCCCCTGTATGATCGCGTCCTTATCCAGCGCGTGGCCGGTGAAGAGAAAACCTCGACCGGCATCATCATCCCCGACACCGCCAAAGAGAAGCCCCTGGAAGGGATCGTGCGTGCCACCGGTAAAGGCAAGCCCGGCGATGACGGTAAGCCCGTGGCTCTGCAGGTCAAAGAAGGCGATAAGGTCCTCTTTGGCAAGTACTCCGGCACGGATGTGACGATCAACGGCGAAGAGCACCTGATCCTTCGTGAAGAAGAGATCCTGGCGGTGATCACCGACTGA